Genomic window (Borrelia hispanica CRI):
TAAAGAGTGTCTTCAAGTAATATTACTCAAATTAGACAAGAATATGAACAAAAGGTTAAAGAGATTAAAGACCTTATGAAAAACCCAAGCATGGATATTGAGAATTTTAGTAATGATACTTCATTTCAAGATAAGAATTTAACTTTTGCTGCATCAGGTTGCATTAATAGTAACAATAGTACTTGTATAGAAAAGTATCCAATTAAAGGGTATCCATATAAGAGAGGAGTAAAGTTATCATTTGGTGAAAATAATGATTATGAGCCTAGAGTAGAAGCTGGTGGTGATGATTTATATGGGATATGTATTGATATTGATGATTATACACAAATAGCAACAGTAGTACCAATAACAGAAAAATTTGAAGGATATCTTGTTGCAAAAGATAATTCTATCAAATGCAAAGATAAACTTAAGTTTAACTCAGATGGTCAACTTGAAAAAGCAAATGGTTCATCTAACACCAATGCTGTAGCTATTACAGATTCAATCAAAATCACAGATAACCTTCACATGGTAGGTGTAAAAAGCTATGGAAATAAAGCTTTAAATTAAAGGAGATTAAAGATGTCAGATTTATTTGATGAAAATT
Coding sequences:
- a CDS encoding DUF228 domain-containing protein, coding for MSSSNITQIRQEYEQKVKEIKDLMKNPSMDIENFSNDTSFQDKNLTFAASGCINSNNSTCIEKYPIKGYPYKRGVKLSFGENNDYEPRVEAGGDDLYGICIDIDDYTQIATVVPITEKFEGYLVAKDNSIKCKDKLKFNSDGQLEKANGSSNTNAVAITDSIKITDNLHMVGVKSYGNKALN